The Scatophagus argus isolate fScaArg1 chromosome 4, fScaArg1.pri, whole genome shotgun sequence DNA window TAGAATTGGATATAAAACCAGATGTTATTATCAGTTTATGATTAGAAACACCATGTTTATTCATGTTAACAAAGACCTTAACCAACATGGTGTGCAGCTCTCTATCAGCTGATACTGAAAGTATCCTTGAGCACAATAAgagcaaacagcaaaacaaccaTGCGCATGCAACCACACTCCATGTCATCAACCTCAGACCACAATTAAAAAAGAGCACAGCAGGAAGAAGTAAAGAGAGCAAGCTAGTTTTAAAAAGTCAGACAACCTCAGGCTCTTTAGTTCTACCTCAAAAGGCCCCTGAGGCAGCAGGCGAGCAAGTTTTCTTATGAGCATGCCACGAATACCAAAATATGTACTGCATATGTACAAAAACAGCCTGAATGATTCATGTCAAAGCAAAATATACAGGCTAAGGGATTGCAGGCTGCAGCTGAATTCCTGGGCGCTGAATAACTGCCTGCTCACCGGCTCAGCCTTGTCTCTGCAGACTCCCGGCAGTGCACACAAGCAAACCAAGCTACAAATGAACCAGATGTTCAGTAGTACAGCTGAGACTGGTTCCACACAGAGACCAACAGAAGGGGTTAGCAGAACAGGACCGTGACACTGGCAGAAAGGCAAAGCAGGCTAGcacagaggagatgaggggaTTACAGACTGTCACACTGACAGGCTTCTAACCCAACCCCACATGTCCTGGGCTTGCCCTATTTATCTCTGTTACAGACACAAGGCTGACTGCTGTAACACTACGCCCTCTTAGGAAGTTAAAAACAGCCAAAGAGGGCAAACTGCCTTGACTGAGCACCAGCAGAGAAGCTCAGGTTGAACCCGTGGGAAGATTCAATTATACTTTCAAGTACACCATCAAAGGCTTCAGCTGTGACGAGGATGCTGTCAGGTcaacataacaaataaaaaattcttATTCTCATCTGTGCAAGTGTGCTGAGGGTATAAGAGACCTCAGTTACTGCATATAGGAGTAATGGCCGAGTGTCTGAAGCCAACAACTGTGATTGTTTACCTGGGTGTAGTCGAAGCCAGGCTCTCTGTAAGCTGAGAGGGGCCCTGGCTTTCACAATCAATTAGAGTAGCCAGCACCACAGTGGCCTCCAGGACCATGTCCTTCACAGAGAAGCACACAGGCCTGCAAACAACATCAATGCCATACTGATAAATATCTCAGAGTGACAGAAATTACTGGATCTCTTCTTATTGAGTGAGTTGCTTAGTGTTTTTAACTGTATTATAAGCCAGCAGAAACAATGAAAGTAAATGCTCACTTGATAAAATGTCTGGTAATATGATCAGCCAGCACAGGCAAAATAGTTTAGTGAATTTTGAGGTTGTTTGGTGTGAATTGCATTTCCTGTAGCACTGCGCCACACAGAATGGCGTTGATCCTTGCAACCTGAGATCCGAATGTTACTTAAGCTTAACTTGACAGCAAAGAGACTTACTTTCCTGCAGCACCAAAGAGGACTGACACCGGAAGGCAATGGGAGTCTGCAAAGGACAGTAAACCctggagagaaacagaacagcagcaacTCACTGGTGAAAACTGAGCTATGCTCATGTGCATCCACTTGTAGATTTTGAGGGCAGCTGCATGGCATATTCACAATTTCAGGCTAATGAAAACTGTCACTGCTCAAGTAAACTGACACCTGAACAAAACTTTAAGCCTGGCTTCTAATCCACCCAAACCCGATTTTCCCAAACCAACAGGAGCAAGAAGACTAGGCTTGCTAACAAGGAGCCTCACAGCAGGAGCTCCAAGAAACATTCCAAGACAACATTAGGAACAAGAGCTGTTGGTGTTAATGCAGGTCAAGTCTCATTAACTGGACTAACACAAGGAGTGTTCATCCAAATTTCCAAACGGCCGACCAAGtccttttgctttgttttttaggACAGGACAGAAGAAAGCAATCTGAATTGGGGTGTGTTCATTCAGACACTGTCACAAACAACTCTGGATTACAGAGCACAGTCTTCTGGAAATGACATTAAAGTTCTATGAGATCCAATGTTTTGCTGTTACTCAGAATATAAATAGTTTAAGATGGACTTCTGATTGAATCAGCGcttaaatacaaacacattccTTGTTGGCTTCAAAGTTAAACATTCAACAACTCACCACGCACTGTGCAGCCTATGCTTTCTGCAATTCATAACTTTAATTACCTTTTCCATGCGGTGGTATAATATGCGTCACTTAAGTCACACTATCTTTGCTATAAAGATGAGTCAGAGCACTGAGGGGAAAGTTCACAGGAGAACGACATGGAAAGTCGAGGCGCAGAGGCCACTTGAGTATCCAGATTACAGGACCAGAAATATGACCTCTTAAACATGAAATGCTCCTAGTGAGCTggtctccctcacacacacacacacacacacacacaccatctgcaTTCGCACACATAATATTCTCATGTGACAGCATAAGGGGAGCctccaaaaataaatgttaccCTCAACTCCTTGAGACAGAAGGTTATGTCCGAGTCCGCTCCAACCCGAAAGAGGTCAAACTCGTTTGGGTGTAAGGACATCTCAGTGTACATCATCTTCATGTGATCTGTGACAGACGTACATCCAagtaaaagtgacatttttactgtttgtctgaatgtggttgaaaaattaaaaatatattagcAGATTAGGTTATTAAATGTGAATCTCAAAGTGGGTGCAACAGCGACTTTTACACAGTTTATGATATCTGTCACTCGCAGTGTCACAGTGTAACGTTAGcttttttaccttttccttCCTCACAGTCATTTCTCAGACTGACTCTCAGAGGTGTCGTGGACAGAGTGATTTCCTCCTGGGACACTGGGAAATGCATCACCATATCACGAAAAAGCCTGCAGAAGCAGAGCAAAAGGAATGTAAACCCTGAAAGTTATGGTCAATGCTCTGCTATTacgctgagtgtgtgtttcagggtgCTCATCTGACTGCTTCCCCAGGCTCAGCtgaaggaacaaaaaaacacccactGTCTTCCCATTAAATAGACTGGACTACTGACTGCAGTTGGGAGCCACCATATACCCAATTTCACAGTAGATACACTTGCCAAGAAAAGGTTAAAGTTGCATTTCGAAGCCTTAAGAGAATcaagattttgtttgtgtaaaaagaGTCCTGCTCAATCATTAAAACGCGCACCTAAAGCTTAGTATGTAATAGGAAGTTGAGGTTCTAACTAGATAACAGAATAGCGAGCCGCTAACCTGGCAGGAGCCTTCAGCACATTGGGAAAGAAGTGTGAGGGAAACACTGCCTGCAGGGCCTCACTTTCCTGGAAATGTAGGTTGTGGGTTTTAGTGATGCCTGATGGGATAAAAGCAGACAGGTTATTTGGAGCACACTGTCATCAGGTGTTGACAATATGGAATAAATATTCTGCTGCACAGCATCGATAGATGTCATTTTGAACATGACAAATGAGGGCTGgacaagcaaacagaaaaggttcagtgtttttagatgtccatttaaattgtttaatttttcaatttatttagaCTCAAACAGGACAGGTTTCTAAAAATCCTTCATCCCGCATTCTGCTGATAATGTAAAATGCAATGCGTCCTACCATGTCTGCAGAAAAACTGGATCACGACTCGGTCATTAGGTGGTCTGATCTGTATCTGACACCACTCCACATTACGCTCAATTGAAGTCAAACACCGGAAAAGAGGTAGAACACACTtacaaaaaacagacatgttttagATAACATTGTCATTaccattttaatattttaatcagAATCTTAAAGGGAGAACATTATCATGTCATGTGTGTTCCTTGGTTCTGGTATTAACACTCTAATACTGCCTCCTATAGCCTGCAAAAGTGAGTGTCTTTTGTAGTGAGCCATGATGTCACTCTGATGAATGACCAACATGAATGATATACCTTTACAAGAAGTTTGCATTTGACGATTTCACTGCCCTGCTTGAATACTGATCCCAGGCTGTACTGCTGGAAGAACAGCGGCGAGAAGAGGAAGCAGGCATATGCAGTGTGGGCAGAATTCACTGCTCTCAGTGCCAGCTttaagacacagagagggagagtcaGTGAAGATGCTGCTGCCATTTCTTGTAACATGGGCCCCAATGCCTGGAGACGACCCTTACAGAGGTCTCATTTAAAGCCTGATCAattttagttaaaaaataaaaagaggagggAGTAAGCAATAACAATATCACTCTAAGAGTCAAAATTTCTGGCTACTCCCCTAGTTAAATCGAGAATATGGGATAATTCAACTacacagttttccttttttcatttggtgCTGCTCACCCCGTTGACCATAGGATCCAACCAAAGTTCATCTCCAATCCGTGAGAGGGCATGAACAGCCTTCCCAAATGCTGCAACACAACAAGGTCTCACCATAGTTCAAGGTCAGCAACATActtttgtttacttgtgttaCTGTCCCTAAGCTAGCCTTTTTTCAATGTGAAGTGGGCCAACTGTTGGCTAGCCTTGCCATTGGCTAACTTGGCTAGTTAGTTGACAGCTAACTTAAGCTGACATCGTATTTTATCATAAGTTACTGTTTAAAAAACTTAATGCGAACTGCTAGAACTTACACGCAAGTTGTGgaatttaaattcattcatactCATGTTTCACTAGTCTTATTTACAACTACCTTTTACACCATTTCCGTCAAGAAGGCAGTTCATCTTTGACAGGCGTATTTGAACACTTATCACGAGACATGGGCAAACAGCGCATGCGCCGATGCTAACTCCA harbors:
- the rad9b gene encoding cell cycle checkpoint control protein RAD9B isoform X5 gives rise to the protein MTFGKAVHALSRIGDELWLDPMVNGLALRAVNSAHTAYACFLFSPLFFQQYSLGSVFKQGSEIVKCKLLVKCVLPLFRCLTSIERNVEWCQIQIRPPNDRVVIQFFCRHGITKTHNLHFQESEALQAVFPSHFFPNVLKAPARLFRDMVMHFPVSQEEITLSTTPLRVSLRNDCEEGKDHMKMMYTEMSLHPNEFDLFRVGADSDITFCLKELRGLLSFADSHCLPVSVLFGAAGKPVCFSVKDMVLEATVVLATLIDCESQGPSQLTESLASTTPRCTDAAVLPVDSCESDSMKPQGAPAAMELIPSSQGSPLIIPPGLTVLLPQTDHPNGLTEPDGACASATTTPPSSMICSLLFSALSELNSDGCTTSLPVLAYHSDGEENMEEDHTGSPSL
- the rad9b gene encoding cell cycle checkpoint control protein RAD9B isoform X1, producing MNCLLDGNGVKAFGKAVHALSRIGDELWLDPMVNGLALRAVNSAHTAYACFLFSPLFFQQYSLGSVFKQGSEIVKCKLLVKCVLPLFRCLTSIERNVEWCQIQIRPPNDRVVIQFFCRHGITKTHNLHFQESEALQAVFPSHFFPNVLKAPARLFRDMVMHFPVSQEEITLSTTPLRVSLRNDCEEGKDHMKMMYTEMSLHPNEFDLFRVGADSDITFCLKELRGLLSFADSHCLPVSVLFGAAGKPVCFSVKDMVLEATVVLATLIDCESQGPSQLTESLASTTPRCTDAAVLPVDSCESDSMKPQGAPAAMELIPSSQGSPLIIPPGLTVLLPQTDHPNGLTEPDGACASATTTPPSSMICSLLFSALSELNSDGCTTSLPVLAYHSDGEENMEEDHTGSPSL
- the rad9b gene encoding cell cycle checkpoint control protein RAD9B isoform X4 produces the protein MNCLLDGNGVKAFGKAVHALSRIGDELWLDPMVNGCVLPLFRCLTSIERNVEWCQIQIRPPNDRVVIQFFCRHGITKTHNLHFQESEALQAVFPSHFFPNVLKAPARLFRDMVMHFPVSQEEITLSTTPLRVSLRNDCEEGKDHMKMMYTEMSLHPNEFDLFRVGADSDITFCLKELRGLLSFADSHCLPVSVLFGAAGKPVCFSVKDMVLEATVVLATLIDCESQGPSQLTESLASTTPRCTDAAVLPVDSCESDSMKPQGAPAAMELIPSSQGSPLIIPPGLTVLLPQTDHPNGLTEPDGACASATTTPPSSMICSLLFSALSELNSDGCTTSLPVLAYHSDGEENMEEDHTGSPSL
- the rad9b gene encoding cell cycle checkpoint control protein RAD9B isoform X7, which gives rise to MTFGKAVHALSRIGDELWLDPMVNGCVLPLFRCLTSIERNVEWCQIQIRPPNDRVVIQFFCRHGITKTHNLHFQESEALQAVFPSHFFPNVLKAPARLFRDMVMHFPVSQEEITLSTTPLRVSLRNDCEEGKDHMKMMYTEMSLHPNEFDLFRVGADSDITFCLKELRGLLSFADSHCLPVSVLFGAAGKPVCFSVKDMVLEATVVLATLIDCESQGPSQLTESLASTTPRCTDAAVLPVDSCESDSMKPQGAPAAMELIPSSQGSPLIIPPGLTVLLPQTDHPNGLTEPDGACASATTTPPSSMICSLLFSALSELNSDGCTTSLPVLAYHSDGEENMEEDHTGSPSL
- the rad9b gene encoding cell cycle checkpoint control protein RAD9B isoform X2 — encoded protein: MNCLLDGNGVKAFGKAVHALSRIGDELWLDPMVNGLALRAVNSAHTAYACFLFSPLFFQQYSLGSVFKQGSEIVKCKLLVKRNVEWCQIQIRPPNDRVVIQFFCRHGITKTHNLHFQESEALQAVFPSHFFPNVLKAPARLFRDMVMHFPVSQEEITLSTTPLRVSLRNDCEEGKDHMKMMYTEMSLHPNEFDLFRVGADSDITFCLKELRGLLSFADSHCLPVSVLFGAAGKPVCFSVKDMVLEATVVLATLIDCESQGPSQLTESLASTTPRCTDAAVLPVDSCESDSMKPQGAPAAMELIPSSQGSPLIIPPGLTVLLPQTDHPNGLTEPDGACASATTTPPSSMICSLLFSALSELNSDGCTTSLPVLAYHSDGEENMEEDHTGSPSL
- the rad9b gene encoding cell cycle checkpoint control protein RAD9B isoform X6, translated to MVNGLALRAVNSAHTAYACFLFSPLFFQQYSLGSVFKQGSEIVKCKLLVKCVLPLFRCLTSIERNVEWCQIQIRPPNDRVVIQFFCRHGITKTHNLHFQESEALQAVFPSHFFPNVLKAPARLFRDMVMHFPVSQEEITLSTTPLRVSLRNDCEEGKDHMKMMYTEMSLHPNEFDLFRVGADSDITFCLKELRGLLSFADSHCLPVSVLFGAAGKPVCFSVKDMVLEATVVLATLIDCESQGPSQLTESLASTTPRCTDAAVLPVDSCESDSMKPQGAPAAMELIPSSQGSPLIIPPGLTVLLPQTDHPNGLTEPDGACASATTTPPSSMICSLLFSALSELNSDGCTTSLPVLAYHSDGEENMEEDHTGSPSL
- the rad9b gene encoding cell cycle checkpoint control protein RAD9B isoform X3 codes for the protein MNCLLDGNGVKAFGKAVHALSRIGDELWLDPMVNGLALRAVNSAHTAYACFLFSPLFFQQYSLGSVFKQGSEIVKCKLLVKCVLPLFRCLTSIERNVEWCQIQIRPPNDRVVIQFFCRHGITKTHNLHFQESEALQAVFPSHFFPNVLKAPARLFRDMVMHFPVSQEEITLSTTPLRVSLRNDCEEGKDHMKMMYTEMSLHPNEFDLFRVGADSDITFCLKELRGLLSFADSHCLPVSVLFGAAGKCTDAAVLPVDSCESDSMKPQGAPAAMELIPSSQGSPLIIPPGLTVLLPQTDHPNGLTEPDGACASATTTPPSSMICSLLFSALSELNSDGCTTSLPVLAYHSDGEENMEEDHTGSPSL